A genomic region of Serratia fonticola contains the following coding sequences:
- the cysA gene encoding sulfate/thiosulfate ABC transporter ATP-binding protein CysA, whose amino-acid sequence MSIEINGINKFFGRTKVLNDISLDIPSGEMVALLGPSGSGKTTLLRIIAGLESQSGGKLGFHGTDVSRVHARDRRVGFVFQHYALFRHMTVFDNIAFGLSVLPRRERPNAAAIKQKVEQLLEMVQLGHLANRYPSQLSGGQKQRVALARALAVEPQILLLDEPFGALDAQVRKELRRWLRQLHEELKFTSVFVTHDQEEAMEVADRIVVMSQGNIEQVGSPTEIMREPATRFVLEFMGEVNRLNGEIRGSQLFVGAHQWPLSFQPMHQGSVELFLRPWEMEVSTESSARCPLPVQVLEISPRGHFWQLTVQPIGWHQEPISVILAEGNAAPARGARYYVGSLNARLYAGDQLLQPVALAKSA is encoded by the coding sequence ATGAGCATTGAGATTAACGGCATCAATAAATTTTTCGGTCGTACCAAGGTATTGAACGATATCTCGCTCGATATTCCTTCCGGTGAGATGGTGGCGCTGCTGGGCCCGTCGGGTTCCGGCAAGACGACCTTGCTGCGCATTATCGCCGGGCTTGAAAGCCAGAGCGGGGGCAAACTGGGATTTCATGGCACAGATGTGAGCCGGGTGCACGCGCGCGATCGTCGCGTTGGCTTCGTGTTCCAGCATTACGCGCTGTTCCGCCATATGACGGTCTTTGACAACATTGCTTTTGGCCTGAGCGTGCTGCCACGCCGTGAGCGCCCGAATGCGGCGGCGATCAAACAAAAGGTTGAGCAACTGCTGGAGATGGTGCAGTTGGGGCATCTGGCAAACCGCTATCCTTCGCAGCTTTCCGGCGGGCAGAAGCAGCGTGTTGCTCTGGCGCGTGCGCTGGCGGTTGAGCCACAGATTCTGCTGCTGGATGAGCCTTTCGGTGCGCTGGATGCTCAGGTGCGAAAAGAGCTGCGCCGCTGGCTGCGCCAACTGCATGAGGAGCTGAAATTCACCAGCGTATTTGTTACCCACGATCAGGAAGAGGCGATGGAAGTGGCCGATCGTATCGTGGTGATGAGCCAGGGCAATATCGAACAGGTGGGTTCGCCGACCGAAATCATGCGCGAACCGGCAACCCGCTTCGTGCTGGAGTTTATGGGCGAGGTGAACCGCCTGAACGGCGAAATCCGTGGTTCGCAACTGTTTGTGGGCGCTCACCAGTGGCCTCTTTCCTTCCAGCCAATGCATCAGGGCAGCGTCGAGCTGTTCCTGCGCCCGTGGGAAATGGAAGTCAGCACCGAAAGCAGCGCCCGTTGCCCATTGCCGGTGCAGGTGCTCGAGATCAGCCCGCGTGGCCATTTCTGGCAACTGACCGTGCAGCCTATTGGCTGGCATCAGGAACCGATCAGCGTGATCCTGGCAGAGGGCAATGCTGCGCCAGCGCGCGGTGCCCGTTATTACGTTGGCAGCCTTAATGCCCGTCTTTATGCTGGCGATCAACTGTTACAACCGGTTGCGTTGGCGAAAAGCGCCTGA
- the cysT gene encoding sulfate/thiosulfate ABC transporter permease CysT, giving the protein MFAMASKRVLPGFTLSLGSSLLYTCLILLLPLSALVMQLAQMSLAQYWQVITNPQVVAAYKVTLLAAGVASIFNAVFGMLMAWILTRYQFPGRSLLDGLMDLPFALPTAVAGLTLAGLFSTTGWYGQWLAHFDIKVSFTWLGIAVAMAFTSIPFVVRTVQPVLEELGPEYEEAAETLGATRWQSFRRVVLPEVAPALLAGTALSFTRSLGEFGAVIFIAGNIAWKTEVTSLMIFVRLQEFDYPAATAIASVILAASLLLLFAINTLQSRFGRRIGGH; this is encoded by the coding sequence ATGTTTGCGATGGCCAGCAAGCGGGTTTTGCCGGGGTTCACCTTAAGCCTGGGCAGCAGCCTGCTTTATACCTGCCTGATTTTGCTGTTGCCCCTCAGTGCGCTGGTGATGCAATTGGCACAGATGAGTCTGGCACAGTATTGGCAGGTGATCACCAATCCACAGGTCGTGGCAGCGTATAAAGTGACGCTGCTGGCAGCGGGGGTGGCCAGTATTTTCAATGCGGTGTTCGGCATGCTGATGGCCTGGATCCTCACCCGCTATCAGTTTCCTGGCCGTTCGCTGCTGGATGGTCTGATGGATCTGCCGTTTGCGTTGCCGACGGCGGTGGCGGGTTTGACCCTGGCCGGGCTGTTTTCCACCACCGGTTGGTACGGCCAGTGGCTGGCTCACTTTGATATCAAGGTGTCCTTCACCTGGTTGGGGATTGCGGTGGCGATGGCGTTCACCAGTATTCCTTTCGTGGTGCGTACGGTGCAGCCGGTGCTGGAAGAGCTGGGGCCGGAATATGAAGAGGCAGCTGAAACGCTGGGGGCAACCCGCTGGCAGAGTTTCCGCCGCGTCGTCTTGCCGGAAGTTGCACCTGCGCTGCTGGCGGGCACGGCACTGTCATTTACCCGCAGCCTGGGGGAGTTTGGTGCGGTGATCTTCATCGCGGGCAACATCGCCTGGAAAACCGAAGTGACCTCATTGATGATTTTTGTGCGCTTACAGGAGTTTGATTACCCGGCAGCCACTGCGATTGCCTCGGTGATCCTGGCGGCATCCTTGCTGCTGCTGTTTGCGATTAATACCTTGCAGAGCCGCTTTGGCCGACGGATCGGGGGGCACTGA
- a CDS encoding YgiW/YdeI family stress tolerance OB fold protein, protein MKKTILVALIALCSAPVLAQQGGFLDPNAPAAQTQTTPQGGFSGPSAALTTVDKVKSMRDDTWVMLQGNIEQRVGDDTYTFRDATGTLTVEIDKKRWKGQTITPKDKVQLEGKVDKDWSSVEVDVKTIKKLP, encoded by the coding sequence ATGAAAAAAACCATTCTGGTCGCATTAATCGCCCTGTGCAGCGCACCGGTTCTGGCCCAACAGGGCGGATTTCTCGATCCCAACGCGCCCGCGGCGCAAACACAAACCACCCCGCAGGGCGGGTTTTCCGGGCCAAGTGCCGCGCTGACCACGGTGGACAAGGTCAAATCAATGCGTGATGACACCTGGGTGATGTTGCAGGGTAATATCGAACAACGCGTGGGCGATGACACCTACACCTTTCGCGATGCCACCGGCACGCTGACGGTCGAGATCGATAAGAAACGCTGGAAAGGCCAGACCATTACCCCGAAAGACAAGGTACAGTTGGAAGGGAAAGTGGATAAAGACTGGAGCAGTGTGGAAGTCGACGTGAAAACCATCAAAAAGCTGCCTTAA
- a CDS encoding sulfate ABC transporter substrate-binding protein codes for MKHTRVKNRMLKGWLVAALFASGSACAAELLNSSYDVSRELFSALNPGFEQQWNQQHPNDKLTIKQSHAGSSKQALAILQGLRADVVTYNQVSDVQILHDRGQLIPADWQQRLPNNSSPFYSTMAFLVRKDNPKGIHSWSDLVRDDVKLVFPNPKTSGNGRYTYLAAWGAASQADGNDQAKTREFMTRFLKNVVVFDTGGRGATTTFVERGLGDVLISFESEVNNIRKQYGEDKYDVIVPPVDILAEFPVAWVDKNVEKNGTEQAAKAYLNYLYSPAAQQVITSFYYRVYDQQAMAAAKGQFPETKLFRVEDQFGGWPQVMSTHFATGGELDQLLAAGHK; via the coding sequence ATGAAACATACCCGGGTTAAAAACAGAATGCTGAAAGGTTGGCTGGTGGCCGCATTATTCGCCAGCGGCAGCGCCTGTGCGGCTGAGCTGCTCAACAGCTCTTATGATGTTTCCCGTGAACTGTTTTCTGCCCTGAACCCTGGCTTTGAGCAGCAATGGAATCAACAGCATCCCAACGATAAGCTGACGATAAAACAATCTCACGCCGGTTCTTCTAAACAGGCGTTGGCTATTTTGCAAGGTCTGCGTGCCGATGTGGTGACCTATAACCAGGTCAGCGATGTGCAGATCCTGCACGATCGCGGTCAACTGATCCCGGCAGATTGGCAGCAACGTTTGCCAAATAACAGCTCACCCTTCTATTCCACCATGGCGTTTCTGGTCCGTAAGGACAACCCAAAAGGCATCCACAGCTGGAGCGATCTGGTGCGTGACGATGTGAAACTGGTGTTCCCGAACCCGAAAACCTCCGGTAATGGCCGTTATACCTATCTGGCTGCCTGGGGGGCCGCCAGCCAGGCGGACGGCAACGATCAGGCTAAAACCCGTGAATTCATGACGCGTTTCCTGAAAAACGTGGTGGTATTTGATACCGGCGGTCGTGGTGCGACCACCACCTTTGTTGAACGCGGCCTGGGTGATGTATTGATCAGCTTTGAATCGGAAGTGAACAACATCCGTAAGCAGTACGGTGAAGACAAATATGACGTTATCGTCCCGCCGGTAGATATTCTGGCGGAGTTCCCGGTGGCCTGGGTTGACAAAAACGTCGAGAAAAACGGCACCGAGCAAGCGGCAAAAGCCTACCTGAACTATCTCTACAGCCCAGCGGCACAACAGGTGATCACCAGCTTCTATTATCGTGTGTATGACCAACAGGCGATGGCTGCGGCCAAAGGCCAGTTCCCTGAGACCAAACTGTTCCGTGTGGAAGACCAATTTGGTGGTTGGCCGCAGGTGATGAGTACGCACTTCGCTACCGGTGGTGAGTTGGATCAACTGTTAGCAGCAGGGCACAAGTAA
- a CDS encoding Dyp-type peroxidase: MTQVQSGILLEHCRFGIFMEAMVQGEFADLRQGCKQFCQALDELQQQFPDARLGAVIAFGSDVWHDLSSGQGAKELKPFTPLGKGLAPATQRDMLIHIQSLRHDVNFTLAQAALAAFGNAIRIEEETHGFRWVEERDLSGFIDGTENPQGEQRPVVAVIGEGEEDEGGSYVLVQRYEHNLRQWQRFSTEQQEQIIGRTKKDSEELPPEQRPDTSHVSRVDLKEDGKGLKILRQSLPYGTASGKHGLYFIAYCARLHNIEKQLLSMFGDLDGKHDALLRFSRPVTGSYYFAPSLTRLLSL, encoded by the coding sequence ATGACACAGGTTCAGAGCGGCATTTTGCTGGAACATTGCCGTTTTGGCATTTTTATGGAAGCCATGGTGCAGGGCGAGTTTGCTGATTTGCGCCAGGGCTGCAAGCAGTTCTGTCAGGCGCTTGACGAGCTGCAGCAGCAATTTCCAGATGCCCGTTTAGGCGCAGTCATTGCTTTCGGTTCCGATGTCTGGCACGACCTTTCCAGCGGCCAGGGTGCCAAAGAGCTGAAGCCGTTTACACCGCTGGGCAAAGGCCTGGCACCGGCGACGCAACGCGACATGTTGATCCATATCCAGTCTTTGCGTCATGACGTCAATTTCACCTTGGCGCAGGCGGCACTGGCGGCGTTTGGCAATGCTATCCGCATTGAGGAAGAGACCCACGGTTTCCGCTGGGTGGAAGAACGTGATCTGAGTGGCTTTATCGACGGCACTGAAAATCCGCAGGGCGAACAGCGCCCGGTAGTGGCGGTGATCGGCGAAGGTGAAGAAGACGAAGGGGGCAGTTATGTGCTGGTTCAGCGTTACGAGCACAACCTGCGTCAGTGGCAGCGCTTCAGCACCGAACAGCAGGAGCAGATTATTGGCCGTACCAAAAAAGACAGCGAAGAGCTGCCGCCTGAGCAACGGCCAGACACCTCTCACGTTAGCCGCGTCGATCTGAAAGAAGACGGCAAAGGGCTGAAAATTTTGCGCCAAAGCCTGCCTTATGGCACAGCCAGCGGCAAACATGGCCTGTACTTCATCGCCTATTGCGCCCGTCTGCACAACATTGAAAAACAGTTGCTGAGTATGTTTGGCGACCTGGACGGTAAACACGACGCCTTATTGCGTTTCAGCCGCCCGGTCACTGGCAGCTACTACTTCGCACCGTCGTTGACACGTCTGCTGTCGCTTTGA
- a CDS encoding DUF2919 domain-containing protein yields the protein MKASKYRFSPDDYDQHGVLRLPLWFWGVLILQARTWLLFVMASTTREQGPALLQLFYPDPQRFWYGMALGLPAALAFVIGSRRQQWPRLWRCWRWVLAVSLAAALSGALYSLWQQDSNEPPLDILLALLDALACAYLLLNQRLKACFMPVDDRD from the coding sequence TTGAAGGCGTCAAAATACCGGTTTTCTCCAGATGATTACGATCAGCATGGCGTGCTGCGGCTACCGCTGTGGTTTTGGGGCGTCTTAATCCTGCAGGCTCGCACCTGGCTATTGTTCGTGATGGCGAGTACCACACGTGAGCAGGGGCCCGCGTTATTGCAACTGTTCTATCCCGATCCTCAGCGTTTTTGGTACGGTATGGCATTGGGGTTGCCGGCGGCGCTGGCTTTTGTGATTGGTAGCCGACGCCAACAGTGGCCGCGCCTGTGGCGTTGTTGGCGTTGGGTGTTGGCTGTGTCTCTGGCCGCTGCCTTGTCGGGGGCGTTGTACAGCCTGTGGCAGCAAGACAGTAATGAGCCGCCATTGGATATCCTTCTTGCGTTGCTGGATGCGCTGGCATGCGCGTATCTGTTACTGAATCAGCGCCTGAAAGCCTGTTTTATGCCAGTAGACGATCGGGATTAA
- the cysW gene encoding sulfate/thiosulfate ABC transporter permease CysW: MADITALNGAERPRVNWGKWTLIAIGALFSILLLVVPMVMIFIEAFSSGAGAVWQNLSDPDMLHAIWLTVLVALITVPVNLVFGTLLAWLVTRFTFPGRQLLLTLFDMPFAVSPVVAGLLYLLFYGTNGPIGGWLDAHNIQLMFAWPGMVLVTVFVTCPFVVRELVPLMMSQGSQEDEAAVLLGASGWQMFRRVTLPNIRWALLYGVVLTNARAIGEFGAVSVVSGSIRGETYTLPLQVELLHQDYNTAGAFTAAALLTLMAIVTLFLKSGLQWRLARQNARLEREENHEH; encoded by the coding sequence ATGGCTGACATTACCGCGCTAAACGGCGCAGAGCGCCCACGTGTGAATTGGGGAAAATGGACGTTGATTGCCATCGGCGCACTGTTCTCGATCCTGCTGCTGGTCGTACCGATGGTGATGATCTTTATCGAGGCATTCTCCTCCGGGGCTGGTGCCGTATGGCAAAACCTGTCAGACCCGGACATGCTGCATGCTATCTGGCTGACGGTGCTGGTGGCACTGATCACCGTGCCGGTCAATCTGGTATTCGGGACGTTACTGGCCTGGCTGGTCACGCGTTTTACCTTTCCAGGGCGTCAACTGCTGCTCACGCTGTTTGATATGCCCTTTGCGGTATCGCCCGTGGTAGCGGGGTTGCTGTACCTGCTGTTTTACGGCACCAACGGGCCGATTGGCGGTTGGCTGGATGCCCATAACATCCAGTTGATGTTCGCCTGGCCGGGCATGGTGCTGGTGACGGTATTTGTCACCTGTCCATTTGTCGTGCGCGAGCTGGTGCCGCTGATGATGAGCCAGGGCAGCCAGGAAGACGAAGCTGCCGTGTTGTTGGGGGCGTCGGGTTGGCAGATGTTCCGCCGCGTAACCTTGCCGAACATCCGCTGGGCTTTGCTTTACGGTGTGGTGTTGACCAACGCCCGTGCAATCGGGGAGTTTGGGGCAGTATCGGTGGTTTCCGGCTCCATCCGTGGCGAGACCTATACCTTGCCACTGCAAGTTGAATTACTGCATCAGGATTACAACACCGCCGGGGCGTTTACCGCTGCGGCCCTGCTGACCCTGATGGCGATAGTGACCTTATTTCTGAAAAGCGGACTGCAATGGCGCCTGGCGCGCCAGAATGCGCGTCTCGAACGGGAGGAAAATCATGAGCATTGA
- a CDS encoding RpoE-regulated lipoprotein, with protein sequence MNIRPLLLGLPLLLTGCSTLSNFSWSSLSPFNWFGGSVEVSAKGVGDINAGTPMTETAIKEGLHNNYRIRGGMATSHGQIVSYYQAMDGSDVKLVITGEPKGHVQRVDVLDADVATEWGSKLGTPFSELFSKAFGACKPGEGEDVGKVECVASQSRYVSYIFSGKWAGPLDIIPPDDTLQSWTVSKIIWHAKAQ encoded by the coding sequence ATGAATATCCGCCCACTGCTATTAGGGCTACCGTTGCTACTGACCGGCTGTTCGACGTTGTCTAATTTCTCCTGGTCCAGCTTGTCACCGTTCAATTGGTTTGGCGGCAGCGTGGAGGTGAGTGCTAAAGGCGTCGGTGATATTAATGCCGGGACCCCCATGACGGAAACGGCTATCAAGGAAGGCTTGCATAACAACTACCGCATACGCGGTGGAATGGCGACCAGCCACGGTCAGATCGTTTCTTACTATCAGGCGATGGATGGCAGCGATGTGAAACTGGTGATCACCGGTGAACCGAAAGGGCATGTGCAGCGTGTTGACGTGCTGGATGCCGACGTGGCCACCGAATGGGGCAGCAAACTGGGCACACCGTTTAGTGAGTTGTTCAGCAAAGCCTTCGGTGCCTGTAAGCCGGGGGAAGGTGAAGATGTCGGGAAAGTCGAATGTGTCGCCTCGCAAAGCCGCTACGTCAGCTATATCTTCAGCGGTAAATGGGCCGGTCCATTAGACATCATTCCACCGGATGATACTTTGCAGAGCTGGACGGTGAGCAAAATCATCTGGCATGCCAAAGCACAGTAA